In a genomic window of Gossypium arboreum isolate Shixiya-1 chromosome 9, ASM2569848v2, whole genome shotgun sequence:
- the LOC108454823 gene encoding transcription factor TCP13-like, translating to MISSSKNTDFPTRQDEDDDKRNETNKGPSSSSSSSQWLRLKDPRIVRVSRAFGGKDRHSKVYTIRGLRDRRVRLSVPTAIQLYDLQDRLGLNQPSKVVDWLLNAAKHEIDELPPLPMPPPPANFPISDAFWRTKSKEVTRDVIDDKDDKHRRNEGDDDDDHGTQLVSSGSYYHFQPSNFPLSSHLASHGFAVHAPQVDNFNVVAAPLPSALSLCPLPPPQPGGGAPPLFPPHVVDPRQQVNHFQMLSSGAQQNLLLNSLNFPPITQSFRPFQLMPPRFPHNQPDK from the coding sequence ATGATTTCAAGTTCAAAAAACACAGATTTTCCGACAAGACAAGACGAAGACGACGACAAAAGAAACGAAACCAACAAAGGTCCATCtagttcttcttcttcttcgcaATGGTTAAGGTTAAAAGATCCGAGAATCGTACGTGTTTCAAGGGCCTTCGGGGGCAAAGACAGGCACAGCAAAGTTTACACCATACGAGGATTAAGAGACCGAAGGGTAAGGCTGTCGGTTCCTACTGCCATTCAATTGTATGATCTTCAAGACAGGCTTGGTCTTAATCAACCTAGCAAAGTCGTTGACTGGTTGCTTAATGCTGCTAAACATGAAATCGATGAACTCCCACCTCTGCCGATGCCCCCACCGCCGGCGAACTTTCCGATTTCCGATGCATTTTGGAGGACTAAATCGAAAGAAGTTACGAGGGATGTAATCGATGATAAAGATGATAAACATAGAAGAAATGaaggtgatgatgatgatgatcatGGTACACAACTTGTATCATCTGGTTCATATTATCATTTCCAACCTTCTAATTTCCCTTTATCATCACATTTAGCAAGCCATGGATTTGCAGTGCATGCGCCCCAGGTTGATAATTTCAACGTTGTGGCAGCACCATTGCCATCGGCATTATCACTATGTCCATTACCACCGCCGCAGCCAGGAGGCGGAGCACCACCCTTGTTTCCGCCTCATGTGGTGGATCCTAGACAACAAGTTAACCATTTTCAGATGCTGAGTTCAGGTGCACAACAAAACCTCTTGCTTAATTCTCTCAACTTTCCACCGATAACCCAATCTTTTAGACCCTTCCAATTGATGCCTCCTAGGTTTCCCCATAATCAACCagataaatga